In Campylobacter sp. MIT 99-7217, a genomic segment contains:
- a CDS encoding DUF262 domain-containing protein, giving the protein MAEMKTERKNVLDYLSKNKFVIPMYQRAYVWGEDECEQLFDDVYNFLIINKRIARKSIS; this is encoded by the coding sequence ATGGCAGAAATGAAAACAGAGCGTAAAAACGTGTTGGATTATTTATCTAAAAATAAATTCGTTATACCAATGTATCAAAGAGCCTATGTGTGGGGAGAGGATGAGTGTGAGCAACTTTTTGATGATGTGTATAATTTTTTGATAATAAACAAGAGGATAGCGAGGAAGAGTATTTCTTAG
- a CDS encoding P-loop NTPase fold protein: MENLENENLKTKIERVVELLSAERGICVAIKGSWGVGKSYVWHERIAKELKEDILLKDKENDKSSLKCLIKISFCLKKLVFCPLIKIFLMLRNIVCEFCEFCEFRKDNKKEIITSYEDNKKEIVTISLFGKEHYQQILDEIVLKLYGRKNKILKSFKGISVGGLPLGLLLSSFEKEEFKNIIICFDDIERKSNKLRMKELLGLVAELKERKECSVVLIFNEDELVPEKQDDNKQDNKKERGTDRYNFGSYKEKYVDQDGKKEKENQESDNLIEKEKRIDLEDFKAHKEKSIDYEISIEDNEEVQKLIIEESKLEPKAQNILCKLLPFDENLRALKNMIDTVAYFNEKCELKEYLEDDKFNSVTRALYEAISKDCKSFKDKNYNSKTNENKFGYVLGKYSKNNVLDENNIKNIRAEFQKHDLYTKAEEFRTNCVKLFYETNLNEEEKQELINKNIKLLQKLQKEKSLNLIKGYYSDELILSFLNQHQNNKFEQELREEIMRNFILQEKPLDEKCLLYKLLTKDGDKDLVGQFKEIQEKESKKKHKEKEESKKESLNEYLIKNKVLNTQDILKNIDKLKKYSKEDFMEEFEKKGYFYKLVNDFIGENLNDLSHFDNSLIYTLSNVNSSKIKESNMYQALLEIEKSN, encoded by the coding sequence ATGGAAAATTTAGAGAATGAGAATTTAAAAACTAAGATAGAAAGGGTTGTGGAGCTTTTGAGTGCTGAAAGGGGTATATGTGTAGCTATAAAGGGAAGTTGGGGTGTTGGTAAAAGCTATGTATGGCATGAAAGAATAGCTAAGGAATTGAAAGAAGATATTTTATTAAAAGATAAAGAAAACGATAAGTCAAGTTTAAAATGTCTAATAAAAATATCTTTTTGTCTAAAAAAATTAGTTTTTTGCCCACTAATAAAAATCTTTCTTATGCTTCGTAATATCGTTTGCGAGTTTTGCGAGTTTTGCGAATTTCGTAAGGATAATAAGAAAGAAATTATCACTTCTTATGAGGATAATAAAAAAGAAATCGTTACCATTTCTCTTTTTGGTAAAGAGCATTATCAGCAAATTTTAGATGAAATCGTGCTTAAACTTTATGGAAGAAAAAATAAAATCTTAAAAAGTTTTAAGGGGATATCAGTAGGAGGCCTTCCATTAGGCTTGCTTTTGTCTTCGTTTGAAAAAGAAGAATTTAAAAATATTATTATATGCTTTGATGATATAGAAAGAAAGTCAAATAAATTAAGAATGAAAGAATTATTAGGCCTTGTAGCAGAGCTTAAGGAAAGAAAAGAATGTAGCGTGGTTTTAATATTTAATGAAGATGAGCTAGTTCCTGAAAAACAAGACGATAATAAACAAGATAATAAAAAAGAAAGAGGGACAGATCGGTACAACTTTGGAAGCTATAAGGAAAAATATGTAGATCAAGATGGTAAGAAGGAAAAAGAGAATCAAGAATCAGATAATCTTATAGAAAAAGAAAAAAGGATAGATTTGGAGGATTTTAAGGCCCATAAGGAAAAAAGTATAGATTATGAAATAAGCATAGAGGATAATGAAGAGGTTCAAAAGCTGATCATAGAAGAAAGTAAATTAGAGCCAAAGGCACAAAATATATTATGTAAATTGTTGCCATTTGATGAAAATTTAAGAGCCTTAAAAAATATGATTGATACAGTGGCTTATTTTAATGAAAAATGTGAGCTTAAGGAGTATTTAGAAGATGATAAATTTAACTCGGTAACAAGGGCACTTTATGAGGCAATTAGTAAAGATTGTAAGAGTTTTAAGGATAAAAATTATAATAGCAAGACAAATGAAAATAAATTTGGATATGTTCTAGGAAAATATAGCAAAAATAATGTTTTAGATGAAAATAATATAAAAAATATTAGGGCTGAATTTCAAAAGCATGATTTATATACTAAGGCTGAGGAATTTAGAACAAATTGTGTAAAACTTTTTTATGAAACCAATTTGAATGAAGAAGAAAAGCAAGAATTAATTAATAAAAATATAAAACTTTTGCAAAAATTACAAAAAGAAAAAAGTCTTAATTTAATCAAGGGTTATTATAGCGATGAGCTTATTTTAAGTTTTCTTAATCAACATCAAAATAATAAATTTGAGCAAGAATTACGAGAGGAAATAATGCGAAATTTTATATTACAAGAAAAGCCTTTAGATGAAAAATGTTTGCTATACAAGCTTTTGACAAAGGATGGGGATAAAGATTTGGTTGGGCAATTTAAAGAAATCCAAGAAAAAGAAAGTAAAAAGAAACATAAAGAAAAAGAAGAGTCTAAAAAAGAAAGTCTTAATGAATATCTTATTAAAAATAAGGTGCTTAATACACAAGACATTTTAAAAAATATTGATAAGCTTAAAAAATACAGCAAAGAAGATTTTATGGAAGAATTTGAAAAAAAGGGTTATTTTTATAAACTGGTTAATGACTTTATTGGTGAGAATTTGAACGATCTTTCACATTTTGATAATTCTTTGATATATACTCTTAGTAATGTGAATAGCTCAAAAATAAAGGAAAGTAATATGTATCAAGCTTTATTAGAAATAGAAAAATCTAATTAA